GCATTAATGACAGGCATAATCAGTGCCTCATTTTGCGATGCGGCTAGTTTATTTAACTCCTGCCGATCTTTCTCGCCAATTCTCATGGCCTCGCGGAAAAACGGCATCTCCGTATCAATTTTGCTAAATCCGATGCGATCCCGCAGAGTTGCCTTTGAATCAAATTCAGACGGCATTAAGGCAACGGGCAGCCCACGGGAACCCTTTATCCAACTCAGGTCTAACCCAAGTTGTTTCTTCGGCGGAAACAGCGTTCCTCCCAAATATGGAATGGCGTTTGAAGGGGTTGCAAGGTAATAGGTTGCAATATTCTTCGCGTTTACAAGATCAAAAATATTTGGCATGTTTATCATCCTTCCTTAGGCTAAAAATGTGATTTGGTTTAAGACTGCTTTTGTTGCGTCATCCGGCGGTGTGGGAATTTTGGCCGAATCGATGAAGCCATGAATGATCATAGCTCCTGATGCGGGACCATAGGTTACGTCAGTATCATTCATAAGAACTCCCTCTGCTTCCGCCCCACTTGCTTTTTTGGCAAGTTTAGAAGTATCCTGAAGAACTCCACCTCCCAGAATAGTACCGGCAGGGATTATTTTTTTGCCCTCGGAATTTGCCTCTACCCCTGCATCGTCTAGCGTAACCGCAACAGCGACATAGTGATCAGGGAATTTTAGGATGTCTTTTTTATTGCTAAACTTCGTTTCAACGAATTTCATGAACCCAACCTCCATTACTCAAAATAAGATAATCTGGCTTTCTCTAAGCCTTCATTGCTTTTCGCGAAATCGGCGACTCGTTTACCAAAGTCTCCGTCATGGCCGCCTTCGCCGCCTTTACCATCCACGCCATCGGCAGGACTTGCTCCTTTAAATCTTGGCGATGTCTGATCGTTTTGGACAAACAAAAAAGCCTTGCTTTCCTGCAGGACTTTCACCTGGTCATCGAGTCCTTTTAAAGCTCCCGATTCATCCAACTCCAATTTTGTTTTATCCAGAAGTCCGGCAACTAGTTCTTCATCGTGTACCTGACCGTTCAAAGCTAACTTGATAGCGTTAGTAACGGACAAATCTTTGATTTTTGTTTGGTACTCTGCTTCTTTCTTTTTGTTTTCATCTTGCAGTTTAGCAATTTGATCTTGAAGCGACTGATTATCCCCAACTGTTTTTTGCAATTCAGACAATTGTTTGTCCCGATCCTTGATCTCAGTCTCCAACTGCTTCTTAGCTTCATTGACTTCATCGAAGCGATGTTTTGGAATATGCCCTTTATAGTTTTCCTCAACACCTCCCGCAATTAATTGAATCTGTTCATCGGTCAAGCCTTTGCCTTCAAGTAATTTTTCCAACCATTCCATATACATAACTCCTCACTTTTTACCCGGTCGTGTCCGGTTATTCGACAAATTGTTTATACCATTCTTCATAGTTCAAATCGCCGGGAACATAGTAGGTCTTCCCGTTCTTGCCCTTTGCTGCTCTAACACCTACATCATCATCAAAAAACGCTACCGTGGTACTTCGGCAGCGTGGATGCAGAGGTGGAAAGTTTACTCCTTCTTTCTTTTCAGAAAGCAAAAACACCTTTCCATCCATATGACGGCATACTTTAGATGTCCTTCGGTCTAAGGTAGCCAAGAATTCGTATTTTTCAACCACACCACTTGCCTTATACGAATCAAACGTAGCTTGACTTGTTATATGTGCGCTTTCTGTCTGAACAAGTCTTGCTGCATTCAAAAAGGATACCTGCATCCTTTCGGATAGTGTACGAGCCGTCTTATTTACGTTGTCTCCCCTGATTAGAGACTGTGCTAGATTAGTATCCAGTTCCCGGATCAATTTGGCTTTATTTGCCCATATTCTTTCACTGTAATTAGCGCTCAACCACTTATTCGATATGATTTTCCCGGCAGCCTCGGAATCAATTTTAGCAAATGTAACACCAATGCCGGTCCCTTTTTGGATTTCATAAAGCGTTCTATGATACGTATCCGTATAGGTATCACTCAGCAGGCCGCCCGTGCCTCTCTTAGTCCCCTCTGACAATATTTCTATCTGATGCCTGAGTTGGATCTGCAAGGCTTCCAAACGGCTGATGCGGGTCCTGTAATAGACATTGTTTAACTCCTTTGTCCACCGGTGATCAGCGTTGTTTTTGGCTTTCTCAGTGAATTCCTCTAATGTCATTTTGAACTCTTTCAATTCCCCTGCATCTAGGAGCTTTTTTGCTTCTGCGTAGCTGATTTCATTGTTATCTGCGAACCTCATATAAAATGTCTCGATGTCCCTTTGCATAGAGTTCCAAGCCTTCGCATACTCCTTTTGGAGCCGGTTCACATAGCTATCTGCTTTTCTAAACTGCCTCAATCCTAGTTCCTCGGAACGTTTTCTCCAATACTCCTGAGACTTCATTCAGGTTCACCCTCCGGCTGCAAGCCAGGATAAGATTGTTCCTCAAATCGCTTCATGTCTTCTTCTTTTTCACTCTTGAGGCGTTGTAACTCATCTTGGGCATTTGTTACCCATGGATGGTTGGCTACAATTGTCTCATCTGAGATCACACCCTGGCTATCTTTCGCATTGCTAATAGCTTCCGTCTCGTTGATTAAAATGTCACGGTTAAAAATGAAATCCACGGACTCACCAGTAAAGTCTTTCCCCGTTGTGTTGTAAATATGGGCATTAATAAACCATAACAACTGTTCCAGGGATGCTTGAAATTCTGTTTCAAGGATGTTCGCATCCATGTCCAGATCTGCATATAAAAAGCGCAATGCAACACCGCTTTTATCTCCTCCAAATTTTTCAGATTGGGTATCCACACCACGCCCAAATTCATAGATGTCTTTTCGGTTTCGGTTCATGTGTGTTTCATAGGCTTCTGTATCAATTGGTAAAGAAATCGTATCAACACCAGAGTTTGCTTCAGTATCATCAATTTTGATAATACGGAATGTAGATAAATTCTTTCGGATTTCCCCTGACTCTGTGCCACCAAATCCTTTTACAACATAAATACTATCGGGCAAGTCTTCCAGGTTGTTGGTGTGATCAGATTTTCTTTCGTCGTAATCATCGACTAACGATTTGATCAATTCTACAAGTGGCTGTTCTTCATCGTTATACTTGAACGCTACAAACGGAACACGCTCCCAGTTCATCGGTTTTTCGGTTTCACCCTGGCCGACGAATTGAAAATGGGAATCTTCAGCACCTGCCTCCACATCGGGTACAAGAGAGCCTTGTAACACATACCTTTTTACGCCGTAACTATCCCACCATTCTACCTTTGTAACAGTAGTTCGCCGTGAGCCTTCGTAGACCTCTACCTCATACGTCCTTATCATGGCATCCAGTTCAGTATGTGCGGCATCTCGCCAAAGGGGGATGCATTGTTCTGACGGGATCTTTGCGAATAATAGGTTTCCCTCCATGTCATAGTAGGGATGTACCCAAGCAATTCCTTTGTTGATGCTCTCTTTTCCAATATTTTTGATCAGCCGAAGTAACGGACTTCCGAAAAAGTCCGTAAGCAGTTCTAAATACTCCTCATTGCTCGTTTGTATACTCATGGGCTTTGATAAGAGATACCCCACCTTTTGATCAACGAGTTTGCGAACAAAACCATTAACCAGTTTATTATTGGCCAGGTTCCCCACTATTTCTTTACATCCATTTTCCCCAATGGCGGTTCGTTCGCGCTTTAATATGTCTGTTTTATTTTTATAGTAGCGCTCCCCGGTCATCATCCACTTTCTTTTTTCGGACGTTTTCCACGCGCCCATTTCCACTTGAATGATTTGTTCCAAGGACATTCTTGCCTTAGCTCCATCCCGCAGTATGTTTGTGATTTCTTGCATTTCCGGTGACATGGTTTTCCTCCTTTCCTACTCAAATGAATAGCCACTTTTTAGATCGGCTACCTCGTAATCATCTAGTGCATACCAAATGGCAGAAAACGTATGAGGATCAATATTGAACTCATCCGGTAGGATTCTGCCGTTTTTATCTGTCTTATAGGTTAAATATTTAAGTTCTCTGATCGTGTTCGGGCATTTCTCAGAGCAAATAATCTTTTTAAATCGTTTTATCTTCTTTGTATACTGCAATCGAGAACCTGGGAACTTCTTTGCCGGACGCATATTAAAGCCTTTTTGCCTGAAATACCGTATGGTCTTGGGCTCAGCACTATCTGCTTTTATGAGTTCTTTCGTTCTTGCAAACTCTTGTAATGCTTCGGCTGTCCGGTCATCGGTCATCTGATTCTTATAATATTCCCAGTAGATATAGAGAATTTTTTGTTCGTGATCTACAGCCAGCCGAACCACAGCGTTATAGGAATCCTCAAATCCAAAATCCATTCCAGTTCGCTCAATCGGCTTTCGTATACGTGAAATTGCTTCTATGACTTCCTCATGAGAAGCTACCTCAAATTGAG
This Paenibacillus larvae subsp. larvae DNA region includes the following protein-coding sequences:
- a CDS encoding phage scaffolding protein encodes the protein MEWLEKLLEGKGLTDEQIQLIAGGVEENYKGHIPKHRFDEVNEAKKQLETEIKDRDKQLSELQKTVGDNQSLQDQIAKLQDENKKKEAEYQTKIKDLSVTNAIKLALNGQVHDEELVAGLLDKTKLELDESGALKGLDDQVKVLQESKAFLFVQNDQTSPRFKGASPADGVDGKGGEGGHDGDFGKRVADFAKSNEGLEKARLSYFE
- a CDS encoding minor capsid protein; translation: MKSQEYWRKRSEELGLRQFRKADSYVNRLQKEYAKAWNSMQRDIETFYMRFADNNEISYAEAKKLLDAGELKEFKMTLEEFTEKAKNNADHRWTKELNNVYYRTRISRLEALQIQLRHQIEILSEGTKRGTGGLLSDTYTDTYHRTLYEIQKGTGIGVTFAKIDSEAAGKIISNKWLSANYSERIWANKAKLIRELDTNLAQSLIRGDNVNKTARTLSERMQVSFLNAARLVQTESAHITSQATFDSYKASGVVEKYEFLATLDRRTSKVCRHMDGKVFLLSEKKEGVNFPPLHPRCRSTTVAFFDDDVGVRAAKGKNGKTYYVPGDLNYEEWYKQFVE
- a CDS encoding phage portal protein; the protein is MSLEQIIQVEMGAWKTSEKRKWMMTGERYYKNKTDILKRERTAIGENGCKEIVGNLANNKLVNGFVRKLVDQKVGYLLSKPMSIQTSNEEYLELLTDFFGSPLLRLIKNIGKESINKGIAWVHPYYDMEGNLLFAKIPSEQCIPLWRDAAHTELDAMIRTYEVEVYEGSRRTTVTKVEWWDSYGVKRYVLQGSLVPDVEAGAEDSHFQFVGQGETEKPMNWERVPFVAFKYNDEEQPLVELIKSLVDDYDERKSDHTNNLEDLPDSIYVVKGFGGTESGEIRKNLSTFRIIKIDDTEANSGVDTISLPIDTEAYETHMNRNRKDIYEFGRGVDTQSEKFGGDKSGVALRFLYADLDMDANILETEFQASLEQLLWFINAHIYNTTGKDFTGESVDFIFNRDILINETEAISNAKDSQGVISDETIVANHPWVTNAQDELQRLKSEKEEDMKRFEEQSYPGLQPEGEPE